One genomic segment of Alkalimarinus alittae includes these proteins:
- a CDS encoding cupredoxin domain-containing protein yields MLIINILGILLIAGIVWWFWLYKPADVSENSSDLLVTVKNGVYQPARLKIPAGEAASIKFLREEASPCAGTVVFSDLDISEELPLNKQKTINLPALTPGTYSFTCQMQMYRGELIVSDKP; encoded by the coding sequence ATGTTGATAATAAATATCTTAGGGATTCTGCTTATTGCGGGTATCGTTTGGTGGTTTTGGCTTTATAAACCTGCTGATGTTAGCGAAAATTCAAGTGATCTTCTTGTGACTGTCAAAAATGGTGTCTACCAACCGGCTCGCCTGAAAATTCCGGCAGGCGAGGCAGCCTCGATAAAGTTTCTGCGGGAAGAAGCGTCACCTTGTGCTGGCACCGTCGTCTTTTCCGACCTAGATATTAGCGAAGAATTGCCTCTTAACAAACAAAAGACTATTAACCTACCAGCGTTAACGCCGGGTACGTATAGTTTTACTTGCCAGATGCAAATGTACCGCGGTGAATTAATCGTTAGTGACAAACCGTAA
- a CDS encoding heavy metal translocating P-type ATPase produces MDHEQRVELIIEGAGCASCVGKIEGALKGVSGVVGAEMNFAERTVSVDGSVPIDDLIKAVESVGYNAKGTEGVSEDDLMDEKEATDLAYYKRLMREVTIALTLGIPLMAYSLIVGEMTVTTTTERIVWLIIGLLTAGVMYFSGKHFYVGAWKSFLNHSANMDTLIALGTGTAWIYSMVVVFFPTVVPDMARHVYFEATAMIIGLIDLGLALELKARGRTSQAIKRLIGLQAKTARVIRDDKEIDIPIEKVLLNDHVRVRPGEKIPVDGIVVEGHTAIDESMLTGEPMPVEKKESDEVVAGTLNKTGSVVFKATRVGKDTALAQIINMVKRAQNSKPPISRLADIISAYFVPVVMIIAVVSALVWLNFGPEPAVAFAIVSATTVLIIACPCALGLATPMSVMVGVGKAAEAGVLIRNGEALQTASKITAMILDKTGTITLGAPKVTNIHLVNAKDEDGVLHLAASLEAGSEHPLAMSIVESAQDRGLSPSGVEKFKAIAGHGVEGVVEGKELLFGNEKLMRDRRINVNGAIDAAQQMAAEAQTPMYFAVGGQLAAIIAVSDPIKEDSIEAIRRLQKNGIRVVMLTGDNRATAKAVANKVGITEFFAEVLPEEKSNKVAELQMQGEIVGMTGDGINDAPALALANVGFAIGTGTDVAIESADITLMRGSLHGLADAIAVSKATLRNIKQNLFGAFIYNVAGVPFAAGVLYPFFGLLLSPVIAGAAMAFSSVTVVTNANRLRLFKAQEH; encoded by the coding sequence ATGGATCACGAACAGAGAGTTGAGCTGATCATCGAAGGGGCTGGATGTGCCAGTTGTGTTGGCAAAATTGAAGGGGCGTTGAAAGGTGTTTCGGGGGTTGTTGGTGCCGAGATGAACTTTGCCGAACGTACTGTCTCTGTAGACGGTTCGGTACCCATTGATGATTTGATTAAAGCAGTTGAAAGCGTCGGTTATAACGCAAAAGGTACGGAGGGCGTTTCTGAAGACGATTTAATGGATGAAAAAGAAGCGACTGACCTTGCCTATTACAAGCGACTGATGCGAGAAGTGACGATTGCTCTGACGCTGGGTATACCGTTGATGGCTTACAGTCTTATTGTGGGCGAGATGACCGTCACGACCACAACAGAACGTATAGTCTGGTTGATCATCGGCTTGCTCACGGCAGGAGTCATGTATTTCTCAGGTAAGCACTTCTATGTCGGCGCTTGGAAATCATTTTTGAACCATAGCGCTAACATGGATACCCTGATTGCACTGGGGACAGGGACTGCGTGGATTTATTCCATGGTTGTCGTTTTCTTCCCAACAGTGGTGCCAGATATGGCGCGGCACGTCTATTTTGAAGCAACTGCCATGATAATTGGCCTTATTGATCTGGGGCTGGCTCTAGAACTTAAGGCAAGAGGGCGAACATCACAGGCTATCAAACGATTAATTGGTCTCCAAGCAAAGACCGCTAGAGTGATACGTGATGACAAAGAGATCGATATCCCAATAGAGAAGGTGCTGTTAAACGACCATGTGCGTGTTCGTCCGGGTGAAAAAATTCCTGTTGATGGCATTGTTGTTGAAGGGCACACAGCGATAGACGAATCAATGCTGACTGGTGAGCCCATGCCAGTAGAGAAAAAAGAGTCCGATGAAGTGGTTGCCGGTACGCTGAACAAAACCGGTTCGGTTGTATTTAAAGCAACGCGTGTAGGTAAAGATACCGCACTTGCACAAATTATCAATATGGTTAAACGGGCACAAAACTCCAAGCCTCCCATTAGCAGACTAGCCGATATCATTTCGGCCTATTTCGTACCGGTAGTCATGATTATTGCCGTGGTTAGTGCTTTGGTGTGGCTAAATTTTGGACCTGAACCAGCGGTTGCATTTGCGATTGTGTCGGCGACGACGGTTCTCATTATTGCTTGCCCTTGTGCTTTAGGGCTCGCTACACCGATGTCTGTTATGGTTGGCGTGGGGAAAGCCGCCGAAGCAGGAGTATTGATACGTAATGGTGAAGCACTACAAACAGCATCCAAAATTACCGCCATGATTCTCGACAAAACTGGCACGATAACTTTGGGGGCGCCTAAGGTAACAAACATCCATCTAGTTAATGCAAAAGATGAAGATGGCGTGCTTCATCTAGCCGCAAGCCTCGAGGCCGGATCTGAACATCCTTTGGCCATGTCTATTGTTGAGTCTGCCCAAGATCGAGGCTTGTCTCCGTCTGGCGTTGAGAAATTTAAGGCTATCGCCGGGCATGGGGTGGAAGGCGTCGTTGAAGGAAAAGAGCTGCTGTTTGGTAATGAAAAGCTGATGCGTGATCGCCGTATTAACGTTAACGGTGCAATCGATGCTGCTCAGCAAATGGCCGCTGAGGCACAAACACCTATGTATTTTGCCGTTGGAGGACAGCTGGCTGCCATTATCGCAGTGTCTGACCCCATCAAAGAAGATTCCATCGAGGCAATCAGACGTCTTCAGAAAAACGGCATCAGGGTTGTCATGCTGACGGGTGACAATAGAGCAACAGCCAAAGCAGTAGCCAATAAAGTGGGAATCACTGAATTTTTCGCAGAAGTATTACCGGAAGAAAAATCGAATAAAGTTGCCGAATTGCAAATGCAAGGTGAGATCGTTGGCATGACGGGAGATGGGATCAATGACGCGCCCGCTTTAGCATTAGCTAATGTCGGTTTTGCGATTGGCACCGGAACTGACGTAGCGATCGAGAGTGCAGATATAACGCTTATGCGCGGTTCACTTCACGGCTTGGCAGATGCCATAGCAGTGAGCAAAGCAACCTTACGTAATATTAAACAGAACTTGTTTGGCGCGTTCATTTATAACGTAGCGGGCGTTCCGTTTGCGGCGGGTGTACTGTATCCCTTTTTCGGTCTTTTACTGAGTCCGGTTATTGCCGGGGCCGCTATGGCCTTTTCTTCTGTCACCGTTGTGACTAACGCTAACCGGCTTCGTTTATTCAAAGCGCAGGAGCACTGA
- a CDS encoding MerR family transcriptional regulator → MKVNELATKVGVTPDTVRFYTRVGLLNPSKNLDNGYKNYGLADQKRLVFIVKSRHLGFSVSEIQEVIGMSNQGDSPCCRVRSIVKDRLNEALRTIDELQQLAERMQKAADTWKDLPDGQPTGDSVCSLIEMWDDIELDHLSLKKFTETTS, encoded by the coding sequence ATGAAAGTGAATGAGCTAGCGACTAAGGTCGGAGTAACCCCAGATACAGTTCGTTTCTACACCAGAGTCGGGTTATTGAACCCATCTAAGAATCTAGATAACGGCTATAAAAACTATGGACTTGCCGACCAGAAACGCCTTGTGTTTATAGTTAAGTCAAGACATTTAGGATTTTCTGTAAGCGAAATTCAAGAAGTGATCGGAATGTCCAATCAGGGAGACTCACCTTGTTGTAGAGTCAGATCTATCGTAAAAGATCGCCTCAACGAAGCGCTTCGTACCATTGACGAACTACAGCAACTAGCCGAGCGAATGCAAAAGGCGGCAGATACCTGGAAGGACCTTCCTGACGGTCAGCCGACGGGTGATTCTGTGTGTAGCCTAATCGAGATGTGGGACGATATTGAGTTGGATCATCTCTCATTGAAAAAATTCACAGAAACAACTAGTTAG
- a CDS encoding cupredoxin domain-containing protein, with amino-acid sequence MNKMLLAAAVGAVLITAGCASDKHDHDSAGGSSSEGHHSMMEGHHEEMMEGHDKGKMMEGHEGMEGMGHAHGSEGSLAGEPGKEVDVTRVIKVAADDTMRFSHEPFNIKDGETIKFVVTNNGVIPHEFAIGTKDEHTEHGQMMMNNPNMHHGPGGNAITIKPGESKVLIWKFESAWQVEAACNIPGHYQAGMHSPVTIKE; translated from the coding sequence ATGAATAAGATGCTATTAGCTGCTGCTGTCGGTGCGGTATTGATAACCGCAGGTTGTGCAAGCGATAAACATGATCATGACTCAGCTGGAGGATCCAGCTCAGAAGGCCATCATTCTATGATGGAAGGTCACCACGAAGAGATGATGGAGGGGCATGATAAGGGAAAAATGATGGAGGGGCATGAGGGCATGGAAGGCATGGGACATGCCCACGGCTCTGAAGGTTCACTAGCCGGTGAACCTGGAAAAGAGGTTGATGTCACCAGGGTTATTAAAGTCGCTGCTGACGATACTATGCGTTTCTCACATGAGCCTTTCAATATAAAAGATGGAGAAACCATCAAATTTGTAGTTACAAATAATGGGGTGATTCCCCATGAATTCGCGATTGGTACTAAAGACGAACACACCGAGCATGGCCAAATGATGATGAACAATCCGAACATGCATCATGGACCTGGCGGTAACGCTATCACAATCAAACCGGGTGAATCAAAGGTGCTTATTTGGAAGTTTGAGAGTGCCTGGCAAGTTGAAGCAGCTTGTAATATCCCTGGGCACTACCAAGCAGGAATGCACAGCCCTGTGACAATAAAGGAATAA
- a CDS encoding P-II family nitrogen regulator, giving the protein MSYLRVMVLIPIDKETVLEEALKKVEMSCMHFLKVRGYGCNPNFYARDWSIEIAKFELIIKEDHLNIVKEAIKSVCQTGAEDDGMIAITDLAEMKSIKDL; this is encoded by the coding sequence ATGAGTTATTTGCGGGTTATGGTGCTTATACCGATAGATAAAGAAACGGTGCTTGAAGAGGCGTTAAAAAAGGTTGAGATGTCGTGTATGCATTTTCTTAAAGTACGTGGTTATGGCTGCAATCCAAATTTTTACGCTAGGGATTGGTCAATCGAAATAGCGAAATTCGAACTAATTATTAAAGAGGATCATCTGAATATTGTTAAAGAAGCGATTAAAAGTGTTTGTCAAACTGGGGCAGAGGATGATGGCATGATCGCCATTACAGACTTAGCTGAAATGAAATCTATTAAAGATTTATAA
- a CDS encoding efflux RND transporter permease subunit, whose product MIAAVIRWSIANRFFVILATFIFLGAGLFAVRNTPVDALPDLSDVQVIIKTNYPGQSPQVVEDQVTYPLTTAMLSVPGALTVRGYSFFGDSFVYVIFEDGTDLYWARSRVLEYLNQVAGDLPDAAKPQLGPDATGVGWVYTYALVDKSGNNDLSQLRSIQDWFLKYELQTVPGVSEVATVGGMVRQYQVVVDPNKLRAYSIPLSHIKMAIKRANQESGASVIEMAEAEYMVRVSGYLQKIEDIEQVPLGLNKNGTPLLLRDVADIKMGPQMRRGVAELNGEGEVVGGIVVMRFGENAQTTIEGVKTKLEELKKGLPEGVEIIPTYDRSGLIGSAIENLYEKLLEEFIVVTLICALFLFHLRSSLVIIISLPIGILAAFIVMYNQGLNANIMSLGGIAIAIGAMVDGAIVMIENVHKHMEKTELTDENRWSVISQAACEVGPPLFFSLLIITMSFLPVFTLEAQEGKLFAPLAFTKTYAMAASAILAITLVPVLMGYFIRGKVTPEHKNPFNRMMIAVYRPVLTGVLKFPKTVLTLSLIILVIGLWPATKIGSEFMPPLDEGDLMYMPTTYAGVSIGKAREILQQTDKLIKTVPEVKSVFGKVGRADSATDPAPLIMIETFIQLKPKSEWREGMTSEGIRKEMDSLINFPGLTNAWVMPIKTRIDMLSTGIKTPVGIKVAGPSLAEIEKIGKRLEEVLPEVQGTASVYSERVAGGRYVKVDIDREAAARFGLNIADIQDVIRTAIGGMNIAETVEGLERYPVNLRYPQNYRDSLEQLKLLPVVTASNERIALADVAEVYVTDGPPAIKSENARLNGWTLVDIEGRDLGSYVNEAQRVVAEKVEIPAGYSISWSGQYEYMVRAQERLSVVVPLTLAIIMILLYINFRNFNEVLLIMGTLPFALIGGLWLMYLSGYNMSIAVAVGFIALAGVTVEIGVLMLVYLNQALEKVRSDVTKEGRDMTREDVRQAVLQGAGLRVRPIMMTVFAIVIGLVPIMIGSGTGSEVMQRIAGPMIGGMLSTVLLTLLVIPAIYFVWKQPRVKESKINGGK is encoded by the coding sequence ATGATTGCTGCAGTTATTAGATGGTCGATAGCCAATCGCTTTTTTGTGATTCTAGCGACGTTTATATTTTTGGGAGCTGGTCTTTTCGCAGTGCGAAATACGCCTGTTGATGCACTCCCAGACCTATCAGATGTTCAGGTCATAATTAAAACAAATTACCCAGGGCAGTCGCCACAGGTTGTAGAGGATCAGGTAACCTATCCGCTCACAACCGCGATGTTGTCAGTACCAGGTGCATTGACCGTAAGAGGGTATTCATTTTTCGGAGACTCTTTTGTATATGTCATATTTGAAGATGGCACCGACCTTTATTGGGCAAGATCCCGTGTTTTGGAGTATTTGAATCAAGTTGCTGGTGATTTACCAGATGCAGCCAAGCCTCAACTTGGCCCTGATGCAACAGGTGTTGGTTGGGTCTATACCTATGCATTGGTCGACAAATCAGGAAATAATGATCTGTCCCAGCTTCGTAGTATTCAGGATTGGTTTTTAAAATACGAGCTACAAACGGTGCCTGGCGTATCTGAAGTGGCAACAGTGGGGGGGATGGTTCGCCAATACCAAGTTGTTGTTGATCCTAATAAGTTACGCGCATACAGCATTCCACTTTCACATATAAAAATGGCAATAAAGAGAGCAAATCAGGAGTCTGGAGCGTCCGTCATTGAAATGGCGGAAGCAGAATATATGGTTCGTGTTTCGGGTTACCTACAAAAGATAGAAGATATAGAACAAGTTCCTTTAGGACTTAATAAAAATGGAACGCCTCTTTTGTTGCGCGATGTTGCAGACATAAAGATGGGTCCTCAAATGCGCAGAGGTGTTGCAGAGCTTAACGGAGAGGGTGAGGTCGTTGGTGGAATTGTTGTTATGCGTTTTGGTGAAAATGCACAAACAACCATCGAAGGTGTAAAAACCAAGTTAGAAGAACTAAAAAAAGGTCTACCAGAAGGTGTTGAAATAATTCCTACTTATGATCGCTCTGGACTAATAGGAAGCGCTATCGAAAACCTCTACGAAAAGCTGTTAGAGGAATTTATTGTAGTTACCTTAATCTGTGCCCTATTTCTATTTCATCTACGTTCGTCTCTGGTCATTATTATCAGCTTGCCTATCGGCATTCTTGCCGCATTCATTGTGATGTATAACCAAGGTTTGAACGCGAATATCATGTCGTTAGGAGGGATTGCGATTGCCATAGGTGCTATGGTTGATGGTGCCATAGTGATGATAGAAAACGTCCACAAACATATGGAAAAGACTGAGCTTACTGATGAAAACCGCTGGAGCGTTATCAGTCAGGCGGCTTGTGAAGTCGGGCCTCCATTGTTTTTCTCTCTTCTCATCATAACAATGAGCTTTTTACCTGTATTCACTCTTGAGGCTCAGGAAGGTAAGTTATTTGCGCCCTTAGCATTCACAAAAACATACGCAATGGCTGCCTCAGCAATATTGGCTATTACCCTAGTGCCAGTTTTAATGGGCTATTTTATTCGAGGTAAAGTGACTCCAGAGCACAAAAACCCCTTTAACCGTATGATGATCGCCGTTTATCGTCCTGTTCTTACTGGCGTACTAAAGTTTCCTAAAACTGTGCTTACGCTATCGTTGATTATTTTAGTCATTGGTTTATGGCCAGCAACCAAAATAGGCAGTGAATTTATGCCACCTTTGGACGAGGGTGACCTGATGTACATGCCAACGACTTATGCAGGGGTATCCATCGGTAAGGCAAGGGAGATTTTGCAACAGACGGATAAACTCATCAAAACTGTCCCTGAAGTAAAATCTGTATTCGGTAAGGTAGGTCGGGCAGATAGTGCTACTGACCCAGCACCACTCATTATGATTGAGACATTCATTCAGTTGAAGCCCAAAAGCGAGTGGCGGGAAGGTATGACGTCAGAGGGTATACGGAAAGAGATGGATTCATTAATCAATTTCCCAGGCCTCACTAACGCATGGGTGATGCCCATTAAAACACGTATAGACATGTTATCGACGGGTATCAAAACGCCAGTAGGTATCAAAGTTGCGGGACCCAGCCTAGCGGAGATTGAAAAGATCGGTAAGCGCCTTGAAGAGGTGTTACCAGAGGTTCAAGGAACCGCATCCGTTTATTCAGAGCGTGTTGCAGGTGGGCGTTATGTGAAAGTCGATATTGATCGCGAAGCTGCAGCACGCTTTGGACTTAACATAGCTGATATTCAAGATGTCATACGCACTGCGATAGGGGGTATGAATATCGCTGAAACGGTAGAAGGGTTGGAACGCTATCCCGTGAACCTGCGTTACCCTCAGAATTATCGTGACTCCTTAGAGCAGCTAAAACTGCTCCCCGTAGTTACTGCTTCAAACGAACGTATCGCACTAGCAGATGTAGCGGAGGTTTATGTAACTGACGGCCCGCCAGCAATTAAGAGCGAGAATGCTCGACTGAATGGTTGGACATTAGTCGATATCGAGGGACGTGACCTTGGTTCTTACGTTAACGAGGCGCAGCGCGTAGTTGCTGAGAAGGTAGAGATACCAGCAGGCTACTCTATTTCTTGGTCAGGCCAGTACGAGTACATGGTTCGCGCCCAAGAGCGGCTATCGGTGGTGGTACCGCTGACGCTAGCCATCATCATGATCCTGCTCTACATAAACTTTAGAAACTTTAATGAAGTTCTATTGATTATGGGAACCTTACCATTCGCTCTGATAGGTGGTTTGTGGTTGATGTACCTGTCTGGTTACAACATGTCTATTGCGGTTGCGGTAGGTTTTATAGCGCTGGCTGGAGTCACAGTGGAGATAGGTGTGCTGATGTTGGTTTATCTGAATCAAGCGTTAGAAAAGGTCAGATCTGATGTCACTAAAGAGGGGAGAGACATGACTCGAGAAGATGTCCGTCAAGCTGTTTTGCAAGGGGCCGGATTACGCGTTCGCCCAATCATGATGACCGTGTTTGCCATCGTGATTGGATTGGTTCCTATCATGATTGGGAGTGGCACGGGATCTGAGGTAATGCAACGAATTGCAGGCCCTATGATTGGAGGCATGCTCAGCACAGTACTGCTAACGTTATTGGTAATCCCCGCTATATATTTCGTATGGAAGCAGCCAAGAGTAAAAGAAAGCAAGATAAACGGAGGTAAATAA
- a CDS encoding copper-binding protein — MEKFNTTKKSKLAAAAIIAGVFFAPGLVSAGAGHGHEGGGHMESSKQGEHMNKEQKMTHVMGNGRINKVMAKGHMVNISHEPISELNWPKMRMNFKTSDKVNLGELKPGQKVQFKLQVDQDNNYLINEIHIVK; from the coding sequence ATGGAAAAGTTTAACACCACCAAAAAATCTAAATTGGCCGCAGCAGCAATTATCGCCGGCGTCTTTTTTGCACCTGGATTGGTTTCCGCAGGAGCCGGTCACGGGCATGAAGGAGGTGGGCATATGGAGAGCAGTAAGCAGGGCGAGCATATGAACAAAGAACAGAAAATGACTCATGTAATGGGCAACGGAAGAATCAACAAGGTAATGGCAAAAGGCCATATGGTTAATATATCACATGAACCTATTAGCGAACTGAACTGGCCTAAGATGCGTATGAACTTTAAAACCAGCGACAAGGTGAACCTTGGAGAATTAAAGCCGGGGCAAAAAGTTCAATTCAAGCTACAGGTGGACCAGGACAATAATTATTTGATCAACGAAATACACATCGTCAAATAA
- a CDS encoding efflux RND transporter periplasmic adaptor subunit, with amino-acid sequence MKQIGVIILLIAAFVGGIVIQPAVLDTGFLTVITGNKPAGRAGSGEKKPLYWVAPMDKNYRRDKPGQSPMGMDLVPVYEEDSQGAEEGSVSISPAVENNLGVRTSTVQRGPFDLPINTVGYVGFDEDQLTHVHSRVDGWIEVLNVTSAGDLVKKGDTLYELYSPSLVNAQEEFLAAQRSGNRMLAKASRSRLLSLGLTPPQINRLEKRRKVEQRIRVSAERSGFVKQLNVREGMFIKPSTEVMSIGTLDTVWVIAEVFERQANWVKSGQKVEMTNEAIPGKTWDGTVDYLYPVLDSKTRTLQVRIRVENPDHVLKPNMFANLSLMAPVGDDTLSIPKEALIRGGRYNRVVLAQGDGKFKSVLVEAGIEAGKRVQIIKGLNEGDNVVTSAQFLIDSESNIDAEIARMEERQSTDGDEASMASDTVTATGKVNEVMTDMAMLSITHDPIDTWGWPTMKMDFPVAEGISLDGLSSGQSITFDLQKQGEWDYMISRIEGSQTTKSDSGSADSKSKTVVATGTIKELMTEMAMITVVHDPIEEWQWPMMSMSFTLAEPDKIPEISNGDRIKFQLHEMDDGDYQVSGIKRLTPKHATGNKTQ; translated from the coding sequence ATGAAACAGATAGGGGTAATCATTCTATTAATTGCTGCTTTTGTTGGCGGTATAGTGATCCAGCCAGCGGTGTTAGATACAGGTTTTCTGACTGTTATAACAGGAAACAAACCTGCAGGAAGGGCAGGGTCAGGGGAGAAAAAACCTTTGTATTGGGTTGCGCCGATGGACAAGAACTATCGTCGAGATAAACCAGGTCAATCACCTATGGGGATGGATTTGGTCCCGGTTTATGAAGAAGACTCTCAGGGTGCTGAAGAAGGGAGTGTAAGTATTTCTCCGGCAGTCGAAAATAACCTGGGAGTAAGAACCTCCACAGTACAAAGAGGGCCTTTCGATCTACCCATTAATACTGTTGGTTATGTCGGTTTTGATGAAGATCAACTGACACATGTTCATAGCAGAGTTGACGGTTGGATTGAGGTTTTGAATGTTACTAGTGCTGGGGATCTCGTTAAGAAAGGGGACACGCTTTACGAGTTGTATTCACCTTCATTAGTTAATGCCCAAGAAGAGTTTTTAGCCGCCCAAAGAAGTGGCAACCGAATGCTGGCAAAAGCGTCTCGTTCCAGGCTTTTATCACTAGGCCTCACTCCACCCCAAATTAACCGGTTGGAAAAGCGCCGTAAGGTCGAGCAGCGTATTCGGGTATCAGCGGAACGAAGTGGCTTTGTTAAGCAATTGAATGTACGCGAAGGCATGTTCATTAAACCATCCACTGAAGTCATGTCGATAGGAACTCTCGATACAGTCTGGGTAATTGCAGAAGTATTTGAGCGCCAAGCAAACTGGGTTAAATCTGGGCAGAAAGTAGAAATGACTAACGAGGCCATACCTGGCAAGACGTGGGATGGCACGGTTGATTATCTTTACCCAGTGCTTGATAGCAAAACCCGTACGTTACAAGTTCGTATTCGTGTCGAGAACCCAGATCATGTGCTTAAGCCCAACATGTTTGCAAACCTAAGCTTAATGGCTCCGGTAGGTGATGACACCCTCAGTATTCCTAAAGAAGCACTGATTCGAGGTGGACGCTACAACCGGGTGGTACTGGCTCAGGGAGATGGAAAATTTAAATCAGTGTTGGTAGAAGCAGGTATTGAGGCTGGTAAGCGAGTTCAGATTATTAAAGGGCTGAATGAGGGGGATAACGTCGTAACATCTGCACAATTCTTGATTGACTCGGAATCTAATATTGACGCCGAAATTGCTCGGATGGAAGAGCGTCAATCTACTGATGGTGACGAAGCGAGTATGGCTTCGGATACAGTTACCGCAACAGGAAAAGTGAACGAAGTGATGACTGATATGGCCATGTTATCAATCACTCACGACCCTATTGATACTTGGGGGTGGCCGACCATGAAAATGGACTTTCCCGTCGCTGAAGGCATAAGTCTTGACGGCTTATCAAGTGGGCAGAGTATCACGTTTGATCTACAAAAGCAGGGTGAATGGGATTACATGATCAGCAGAATTGAGGGATCACAAACTACAAAAAGCGATAGCGGTTCAGCAGATAGTAAATCCAAAACTGTTGTAGCGACTGGCACAATTAAAGAGCTCATGACAGAAATGGCGATGATCACGGTAGTACATGATCCTATTGAAGAGTGGCAATGGCCCATGATGAGTATGTCTTTCACATTGGCAGAACCAGATAAGATTCCAGAAATCAGCAATGGTGACAGAATCAAGTTTCAATTACACGAGATGGATGATGGGGATTACCAGGTATCCGGAATTAAACGATTAACTCCTAAGCACGCGACTGGCAACAAAACTCAATAG
- a CDS encoding TolC family protein: MKGKLHSSHFSVSVGKAVATITFAVHSALSSAAITIEQAQLMAVSNDSGIAQFQDKSKAASYEAVAMGQLPDPILIVGAQNIPTDTFQFDQEPMSQIKVGIKQMFPQGDTLSLRENKLNTQASSLEDKAQARYLTISRQVRNIWLEIFYWEQASQILNQDQALFQQLLEVTRSLYSVGNVKQQDVLRAELELSRLHERVIKANRRSETQRALLSRWVGGVAIDEPWSQSLPILRTPKLDSVNILDFAKAKREGGKFSPQQAQQEIAKFLQTHPTLIDLEKQVNVADHEIRISEQRYKPTWGVELNYGYRDGENNDGSDRSDFVSAMVNVSLPLFANTRQDKSVQSAVHRKEAQKNIHQDMLRKMVGEVQTILRRLQQTEEQLALFDEEILTKASLHAEASLNAYQADAADFSEVMRAFISEQGDRLDYARLQTTRLQLISALRFYFPTSLADLSQLHHSDSYLIQSNLMSSQGESR; this comes from the coding sequence ATGAAAGGCAAATTACACTCTTCGCATTTTTCTGTGTCGGTTGGAAAAGCCGTTGCGACGATTACATTCGCTGTACACTCAGCGCTCTCGTCGGCGGCAATAACCATTGAGCAAGCGCAATTGATGGCAGTTTCAAATGATTCTGGAATTGCTCAGTTTCAAGATAAGTCAAAAGCAGCAAGTTATGAAGCTGTCGCCATGGGTCAATTACCGGATCCCATTTTAATCGTTGGTGCTCAAAATATACCTACGGATACCTTTCAATTTGACCAGGAACCGATGAGTCAGATAAAGGTCGGCATAAAACAAATGTTTCCGCAGGGAGACACCTTATCTCTGAGAGAAAATAAACTTAATACTCAAGCTTCCTCGCTAGAAGATAAAGCACAGGCACGTTATTTGACGATTTCAAGACAAGTAAGAAATATCTGGCTTGAAATATTCTATTGGGAGCAGGCTTCACAGATCCTTAACCAAGATCAGGCGCTATTTCAACAATTATTAGAAGTGACACGTTCGCTATACAGCGTAGGAAATGTAAAACAACAAGATGTGTTGCGTGCCGAATTGGAGTTGAGCCGCTTGCATGAAAGGGTGATTAAAGCCAATCGTCGAAGCGAAACACAGCGTGCATTGCTTTCACGGTGGGTAGGCGGTGTCGCGATTGATGAACCATGGTCACAATCACTGCCTATTTTACGCACGCCAAAACTAGACTCGGTAAACATTCTTGATTTTGCAAAGGCTAAACGGGAAGGGGGTAAATTTAGCCCACAACAAGCCCAGCAAGAAATAGCCAAGTTTTTGCAAACGCATCCGACCCTTATCGATCTTGAAAAGCAAGTTAATGTCGCTGATCACGAAATAAGGATTTCAGAACAACGTTATAAGCCTACATGGGGTGTAGAACTTAATTATGGCTATCGAGACGGTGAAAATAATGACGGCTCAGATCGTTCCGATTTTGTCAGCGCCATGGTTAACGTTTCTTTGCCTTTGTTTGCAAATACACGGCAGGATAAATCCGTACAAAGCGCAGTGCATAGGAAGGAAGCTCAAAAAAATATTCATCAAGACATGCTTCGTAAAATGGTGGGTGAGGTTCAAACAATTTTGCGTCGGTTACAGCAAACAGAAGAACAACTGGCATTATTCGATGAAGAAATCCTCACCAAGGCCAGTCTACACGCAGAAGCATCGTTAAACGCATATCAAGCAGACGCGGCCGATTTCTCAGAAGTTATGAGAGCTTTTATTAGTGAGCAAGGCGATAGGCTTGACTATGCTCGACTACAGACAACCCGTCTACAACTAATATCAGCGCTTCGTTTCTACTTTCCGACTTCGTTAGCTGACTTGTCACAATTGCATCATTCAGATTCTTATTTAATCCAGTCCAACTTAATGTCCTCACAAGGAGAATCCCGATAA